The Bombyx mori chromosome 14, ASM3026992v2 DNA segment atttatcgtactacaattataatatttgattgccatcttacAAGCTTATTGCGGTTCtatgcatagaataaaaaaattaaaaaatcgggATGGCAAAATAGgtgttgatcgtataagagtgaaaattgagagtaatatgattttttttattttaagacatgagaaaataaataaaaatatcttgccaaaaaaattaaagtttataattaacaaataaaaaatagaggttgatcgtagaggggtgaaaaattcagagtaatatgatttttttaattctaagtcatgacaaaataaaaacaaaattcttgaaaaaaaaattaaggttattaattaacaaataaaaaataagggttgatcgtagaggggtgaaccTGTAGGGTTgtgtgtatttttgtatgttgtatcataaaaaaataaaaatattttttttgtctaaaggtaaaaaataaaatttagggatGGGGACTACCCTTAAcgtttagggggatgaaaaatagatgttgtccgATTCTCTACCCTGGCCAATATGCACGCTaataagattcacgaaaatcggtcgagccatTTCGaaggagttcaatcacgcacaccgtgacacgagaattttatatattaaataaaataaaacattatgtaaatataataaatacataaatgatGCTACGAAAAAATATTCTATCAGTGATAATAGGCTGGATTTTATCATACATGATATATCATATGTCCACCTAATCACATCATGAAATGAGGCTAATTGTGAGTATGTATGAGCGATGCTAAGTCTTATTATCGATAAAAGCATTAATACCAAAACCTAACCATTAGTATAACCACAATCCAAGCATTACTACCGGAaccaaactaaaaataaacttgCACGCCTATCTAAAATCTGTCAATGTGCCAATGAAGGTGTGCCACTATTTATGCCGCGATTAAGATACCCCGCCGCTAGGAGGGGCTATACCAAGTTCCTGCCTTTGTAGAAGGCCCCTCTCTCGGTGACAGTTTGGAGCGGCAGGAAAGGCTGACTTTACGCGGCGCTATTCCAGGATTGTTGTTTGCCGCAGAGCGGACATCACTAAAGAGCGACCGGTTAGTGATGTTTCGCGTTTTGATCCGGCAACCTGATTCCGGCCCAGTAGGATATCCCGGTTCACAGTCTGGGTGACCAAAATGACCGacgtaaaaaatacaaaaaacaaattaaataatacatacaagATTAGACCGTAAAAGTAGTAGAATTAATATTCAGAGCTCTAAATTTCGAAAATCTCGGTATCAATCTAGACGGTGTCTCATTGACTCACTTGAGATTCGCAGATGATATTGTGTTATTAGCAAAATCCCCGGAAGACATAACAAGAATGATAAACGAACTATCAGCGGAAAGCAAGAAGGTAGGGCTAAAACTGAACCcggaaaaaacaaaagcaatgaCAAACGTAGAGAGAAATCACATACGTGAACTTAGGAAACAACCAAATTGATAACACCGATAAATATATTTACCTGGGACAGCTGAAACAGATGATTATCCGATGCACAAAAAAGTTGAAAGAAGAACAACTAGTGGCTGGAGAAGTTATTGGGGCTTGAAAGAGATTATGAAAGAATCTTTATATGAACATAAAAAGCAAACTTTTTAACATTTGCATACTACCAATTCTGTAAAACATTATAAGATGCACAATTTTAAAGCGACCCGTGGAATCGGCGTGCACTGCATTGTAGTAATTCTAGCGGCCCGCGCTTGTGTATGCACTGCATGTTAACATATTTTGTCCCCGCTTGTATAAAAACGCGTGCTACCGCTGTACCCAATCATTCAGAAGCCGCTCTAAGCAGTTGTAGTAAAGGTTGGGTCAACACAGAGCATAGTTAGCTATGTACGAATTGTAACCATTCAAGTTAATTATGTACGGCAGCAAAACATGGGCCTTATCACAAAACACGATTAGAAAAGTCACATTGTGCCAACGTGCAATGGAGAGGAGTATGATAAATGTGAAAAAGTCAGACTGACTGAGTAACCGTGTAATAAGAAGCAAAACAAAGGTTATAGACATAGCGTGCAAAATTAGAAGGCTTAAATGGTGTTGGGCAGGGCTTGTGGTTAGAGAAAATGACAAATGGAGCAAAATTGTCACACGATGGTATCCTAgtgaaagtagaaggaaaagaGATAGACCGCAAAAAAGATTAGATGACGACATGAGACAAGTGGCAGGCGTCACATGGAACATAGTAGCTCAAGAAAGACATAAGTGGAAAAGGTTCGGGGCATTTGTCGATAGGCAAACAGATCTCCAGAAAATAAGTAATATTTGATATGTAATAATTGaatactatatactataataatactaaaataacaAGACTAACTAATATTACGTTACATTAGTGGAAGAAGAGTAATTACATACAGTCGTATTAAAATGCGGAACACAAAAAAACACTCAATAACATTGACACACAAAACGCACTGCCTTTCATAGCCAATTACGAACCTATCCGGGCTAAAGTAACCTCCtctatggtgtttcccgagcctTATGATATCTCCTTGTACGAACGAGATAAGCTATTTTAATGTTGTTGATCTAGCCATCAATGATTTTGACTATCACCATCGTAAGGTGAGGCTTTGGCTCGGAATCCGAAGCTTTTCATAGAATATTTGGTCTAGATGCTAGCTATTGTTTCGTATTTCTGTTTCTCTGGCCCACAACGCAGTAGAGAATATTAGCGTAGAGCCACTCAATGGATAACGTTTGTCTTTTGTTAAACCCTCCACTAATTTCTATTTAGCCGTcagatataaataattaaactgtAGCCTATAAATACAACAGAAACATGTTGTTTCGTCCTTATGTGATAAGGACTAGAAGAAGATTAGgggtcaataaataaaacaaactgtAGTATTCACCATAATAAAATCGTTGCAAACTTATAgtattattaaacattattgaagcggtatttcacgcctgggcagaggcttgcgctttataaagcgtaggtccggcctcgcgtggagtactgctctcacctctgggccggggctcccaaataccagctacttccatttgactccatacagaaatgggctgttcggatggtcgatagtcctgctctcgcggatcgcttggaacctctgggtctgcggagggacttcggttttCTCTGCGTTTTATACCTTATGGttcatggggaatgctctgaggaattattcgagatgatcccctcatctcctttttatcatcgcacctcccgccatctgAGCAAAGTTCAgagacagtgcgtttccaaagatcttttttgccacgtatcatccggctttggaatgaactcccctccacggtgttttccgagcgctatgacatgtccttcttcaaacgaggcttgcggagagtacttaatagtagacagcggcttatctttgcccctggcattgctgacgtccatgagcgacggtgaccacttgccatcaggtgggccgtactcgtctgcctacaaagacattaaaaaaaaacataaaattacctattaatcaaaataattatggAATTAAGCTAAGAAATCTTGTATTTTTCACTAGAGATTTTTATCAATAGCATTTTATCAATACTTACCAATATCgggttatataaaaatacatgtaaattatttttcgtttcaAAAACAATTAACATAATACCATGAATTCACTTATTCTGCTTTGTGTTTTCGCTTTTGCGTATGCAAAACACGAGATGTATATTGGGTgagtttaaatttgtttttacttATACTCACAAAAGACAACAAACAGCTAACTTAGTATATATTCTAAAactataattgtaaatattttatttatcttatatctttaaacgagcaattcttgtatattaatgtatataatctcggaaacggctccaacgattttcataaaatttagtatacaggggatttcggggacgataaatcgatctagctacgatttattttcagaaaatgttgttttattcgtgttttcattaatcaactcttcccggcatctattggcgaacaataatactatttttcttagttgagggcaactaaccgctttaaagacacaacaagatgacgttataaaaaaaaaaaaacgagcaaagctcggtcatcatctagtattttCTTATACAGTACTAATAGTACTTTATGGTAAGAATTTCAAGAAAAGACTagtattttgtttatgttttccAATATAAATTTAGAACCAATTAAAATATGTCCCTACGTCATTATTCTTATAATcatgagtcaaatacattttattgctATTGATTTCTTTGTATTGCCAACGCATTCGAAGTTTTCATAAGCTTGGAAGTCGTTTCTGAGAAATCCCAGCAGCTTCAGCATTCTTTTTTTGGTAGAAAAGCGCATTGTAAGGTCACACATATGGTAGTAATAACAACCTAGTTCCTCATCTCACAAAGCTATTTACCGTCGTTTCTCATTTCCCTTACGACGCTCACCTTTAGCTGATCAGTCACGCCAGAaaatctcattttttttttttattgcttggatgggtggacgagctcacagcccacctggtgttaagtggttactggagcccatagacatctacaaaataaatgcgccacccaccttgagatataagttctaaggtctcaattaatagttacaacggctgccccacccttcaatccgaaacgctgctgcttcacggcagaaataggcggggcggtggtacctacccgcgcggtctcacaagaggtcctaccaccagtaaagtcaaatatccgaaatattttttttcataatttatactaaaataaaagtagtaTTCATGTGTAATTTATTCATCCCAATTAACTTGATAACAAAACAATTGTTCTTTCATCATCATGATTAGTATAGTGATGTTTGCcttaaaaaataagtaaatgatTTGAGTGAGTGGTGACTTCAAATAGAATCATAAAGACATATCACTTGCCGTGGGCATTCTTTCACATGATTAAAACggctagacgagctcacagcccacctcgtgttaagtatttaccggagcccatagatatctacaacgtaaaagccgccacccaccttgagatataagttctaaggtctcagtatggttacaacggctgccccacccttcaaaccgaaacgcattactgcttcacggcaaaaaataggcagggcgatagtaaccacccatgcggactcacgagaggtcctaccactagttctaaggtctcagtttttacagtacaacagtgCCCAACCATTCAAGTCGCAACgcattattactgcttcacggtcgaATGattagggtgatggtacctacccgtgcgggcacaCAAGACGCCGAGCCACCGGTATCAAGTCATAATATTTAACTATCCGATCCGGTGAtccggtatgtgggagttgaacctcaccaaAAACTCCTACCGCTCACAGCCAGAACCCCACCCCGGATCGGGCCGGAACCCAGTCGTCGCCATTAATACgacgggacagggttgacgaacagcatattacatccattaCGCCGTCCCCCAAAcaccggaccggcggccgccagcgacacggtCACCAGTTTCCTCGGTCTGCGGGTCGGGAGACTGCCTTGATGGCAACGCGCTACAGCTCCCCCCGGAACGTTCGGGGGAACACAGCCTACCATCACTCGGCTTCCTAACACGGGCGAGCGTGCCGCGCACACTGCCCCACGCCTGATCCCTTCCCGCACAAAGGGGTAGAACCCGAAGCTTTAAGGGGCCAGATCACGAatgggaccccggtcccgaccctgGTAGCGaagagagctttgcctcactcgccccgccgcctccttccgcgagatagtgcactcgcagaagtcgagcatagccttcgaggactcgtcgccgccaagcatcgacgccacgacgccaggcagcgacaagtccggtcctaccTTTGCGatcaggacacggcgctgctcctcccaagtggggcagacagcgagcgtatgctcctcAATGTCTAAGTCGTATCCgtaatggtgacacctcgtcgttgGCTCAgcttctattctttttttttaattgtttagatgggtggacgagctcacagcccacctgatgttaagtggttagtggagccttgagtacgtatttcattagaaaaattggtactcgcctgggattcgaacaccggtgcatcgctcaacacgaatgcaccggacgtcttatcctttaggccacgacgacttcgtaaaGGTGAAGGTACAACcatgcccggtcagcacctttATCAGATAAGATATGAAATGGGCAGATAAGGGGgtaaatcaaaaatattttaaataatttaattatcccATTAACTATGTACTAATCCTTCCATTATGAGTTTTATGAAATTCTTTGTTGATCGTGGTGTTGATTGATACAAAACttcacatgaaacaaaaaaaagtgttttgctattccatatgtatttattattatattcttggTATTCACGATAgtgttatctatctatatatataaaaatgaattgctgttcgttagtctcgctaaaactcgagaacggctggacctatttggctaattttggtcttgaattatttgtggaagtccagaaaaggtttaaaaggtagataaatatgaaaatgctcggaattaaataaaaataaacaattttgttttccctttgatgtgtcccgcgtcgaacggattccttttgtcttttatttatcgattgtggcactacgaagtctgacgagtcagctagtattaaataaatttcacaaaTCGTCCTACGTATCTtcatttagtattaaaattaacgttTAATCGCTATTGTAAAGCCGCTATATAGCTTATGACAGACCGCATCAGTGCAATAACACGGAATCGGGCAGTTGCTGTTTTAAATTTCAGCGCGAACTGTGTACTAAATTCGACTGAACCCAAGTTGATAACAtttattgctggtggtaggacctgttgtgagtccgcgcgagtaggtaccagcaccctgcctatttctgccgtgaagcattaatgcgtttcggtttgaagggtgggacagccgttgtaactatacttgagaccttagaccttatatctcaaggtgggtggcgcatttacgtcgtagacgtctgtgggctccaggaaccacttaacaccaggtcggctgtgagctcgtccacccaactaagcaattaataaaaaaaaggattcttacaacggctgccccacccttcaaaccgaaacgcatactgcttcacggcagaaataggcagggtggtgttacctacccgagcggtctcacaagaggtcctaccaccagtgaatacgcaaattataatttttgcgggtttgatttttattacacgatgttattccttcaccgtggaaatcaatcgtgaacatttgttgagtacgtatttcatttaaaaaattggtacccgcctgagattcgaacaccggtgcatcgctcaacacgaatgcaccggacgtcttatccgttaggccacgacgacttcaatctgCGTTATCTgcttaacaaacaaacagaaacgtatttttttttaagtaccgTATTAAATGTAAACATTTATATTGAATTAATCACTTTCAGAAACATAATTGATTGCTGATGTTGTTAATCAAACAagattatgaataaaattatcaCATTTCGATCGAAATCTAATTTCAACGTACTCGTAAGATACCTAAAGTGCCAACGATCAACAAATAAGTCCTTAAAATCGAACGTACTGTGTGTTATCAACTACATCCGTGTACGTAACACGAATTTACATGTGTACACTCATGACAAATGGTATTATTAGTTTGAGAATATAAGCCATTCATGTATTCAACGACAATTAcgtcatataaatattttttattgcttagatgggtggatgagctcacagcccacctggtgttaagtggttccaggagcccacagacatctacgacgtaaatgcgccacccacctcgagatataagttctaaggtctcaagtatagttacaacggctgccccgcccttcaaatcgaaacgcattactgcttcacggcggaaataggctgggtggtggtgcctacccgcgcggactcacaagaggtcctaccattagtaattTTGACTCCGCTGCGTCGTAGATTTCACATGATATATGAtagtattttaaagtaaaaattaaatagcGAAAACTCCTCCTCCGTTTGTcatgttcctcagtgctgagggtcgggACCAGTACGGAGCATTTTTGTTCGGACTATGTCCCTCCATTCTTTCCAGTCctctgcgcagtggatagcgactttgatgctggagtccaatgTCGTCTTAATTTGATCGGACCAACGCATGGGTCTACGCACTCTTgtcctctttccttccactttgccggtgataaGTAGTCgttcgagattgtcacccttcTTTCTCCCAACTGGACCGACAAACCCGAAAATCCTACGTAGGCTTATTACAGCTTAATTAAGCGTCACAACACTATCTCCCACATTTCGAACACTTTAAATTTTCCTGGTCACGACGACTAGGGCGTACTGATTAAGGGCACCTTGGTCGCGACTCGTAACCGTGAAACCTTAGACTAAACTGCAAAAGCATTTATAATAACCTTTAGAACATATGAAACCCAAAGGAAACACTAAATTCTAATTGATTTCTCATTAGAGCCTCTccaaaagcgttttttttatttattgcttatatgggtggacgagctcacagccgacctggtgttaagtcgttactggagcccatagacatttacagcgcaaatgcgccacccaccttgagatataagttctaaggtctcagtatagttacatatctTTCTCTATATCTATCATCTTTCAATCTATCATTATCTATATCCTTCCTAAAAATCCTTACTTACTGTAACGAATGAATCATTTTTTGATCCTTTCCAGATATAAATCGTACTACATATCACCTTCACACGAGAATGAGTTCCAAGCACTCGCTTCCTTGGAGAATGAGTATCAAATTGATGTTTTGACCCGGCCGATATTCGGAAGGGACGGACTGGTTCTGGTTAAGCCGGAGTACCAGGAGAGCTTCTTGGATGCTCTCGATAAATACGGCATCAAGTACAGAATTCATTTTGACGATGTGAAAGCGTAAGTTACATTTAAATCTTGTGAGTCTTTATATCTAAGGGATCGGAACAAACCTTTAGAAGCCGAGATATTAAATTATACGTTCTCATAAACTAaacgttttttactggtggtaggacctcttgtgagtccgcgtgggtgggtaccaccaccctgcctatttctgccgtgaagcagtaatgcgtttcgttttgaagggtggggcagccgttgtaactatacttgagaccttagaacttatatctcaaggtgggtggcgcatttacgctgtggatgtctatgggctccagtaaccacttaacaccaggtgggctgtgagctcgtctacccatctaagcaataaaaaaaaacaacctattTCATTTGTTTGAAAGATCTGTGATCGCTTCCACGactcacctggtgtaaagtgcaAAGTGAATAGTCATCAACAACTTATATAATGCCATCTAACTTGAGATTAGAGTtctgagtctcagttttatagtaaaattactaacccccacctttcaaaccggaaaTCTCGAGCAATCGTTCGCCCAGCTCTTAAATTCTACGATAAGATAAGCACCAGCATATCTTTTTTTCGAAggggttcttttttttattgcttagatgggtggacgagctcacagcccacttggtgttaaagggttactggagcgcatagacacctacaacgtaaatgcgccacccacctcgagatataagttctaaggtctcagtatagttacaacggccaccacacccttcaaaccgaaacgcattactgcttcacggcagaaacagacgatgtagtggtaccaacccgtgcggactcacaagaggtcctaccgccagtaaaaagcgagaaaggtatattattatatatttgggTTTTAAACAGAGGTTCACTTGGTGATTTCTAACAGTTCTGTTATCGGCTAACTACAGATGAGTCTATAGCAAAAGAAAGGAAACGTGAAGTTCAGGTCAGGTTTTAAATACCATCATATCATATTCATCGTCTTTCTTAATAATCTTACAGGCAACTTGACTACGAGGACGCCATCTTGGAATTGAGAAGGAACCAAACGAGAAGTACAGAGAGATTGTCATACACCAGCTACCATGATTGGCCAGTGGTAAGACAGTGTGGCAGAATCATAAATTTTTGAGTAGAATCttccaaaaaataatttgaatattgaaaagaTCCTTGTCAGATTGATGATGAATCCTTGAAGATTCATGTCAAAGTTAAAAACCCATTAGTCATTCCACATTAATTATGGTCGCCACAATTTtacattattgtaatttatatacCACTATTTTATCTTCTGGCTAAGAGCATTATTCTAACGCTCTCACTTTTCGCTTCATCATAACCATTTGTTTGGTTAGTTTAGCAAGATTGGTAAAACTATTATTCCCGTAAAAGTATTTATCTTCAAGGTTCTTTAATTATTAAGGTGGACTCGATGAATTTACGTGAAAGTATAATTGAAATAATGTGTTTGCAATTAATGTTATATTCACGACGACAGTTTGATTTTCTCCAGAATTTCTTCCTAAAACATCTTACAGATTGAAGAGTACATAGACGGCATTGCTCACCGCTATCCCGATTTAGTGAAATTGGTTAATGCAGGAAGGACTTTCGAAGGGCGGAACCTCAAGTACCTGAAAATTTCCACAACAAACTTCGAAGATGCGAGCAAACCTGTTATTGTAATAGACGCAGCCATCCACGCCAGAGAATGGGCTACGATCCCTGTAGCTACTTGGGCCATCCACAAGCTAGTTGAAGACGTGACTGAGCCTGATCTGTTGAATAATTTCGATTGGATCATTTTCCCTGTTGCCAATCCCGACGGATACACGTTCTCTTTGAATACGGTAATTATATATCAAAGTTCTTAACGAATCTGCGTAATTATAAAatgctttttaaatttttctacaAAATATCTTTGTTTTTTAGCAACGTTTCTGGCGCAAGACCAGATCAATCGTTTCCCCCAACACAGAAAGGTGTCCGGGAGTAGACGGCAATCGAAACTATGATTTCCATTGGAACACTGTTGGTACGAGTACTAACCCTTGCGCTGAGAACTACGGCGGACCAAAGGCCTTCTCCGAGATTGAAACTAGAATAGTCCGTGATATCTTGGATGAGCACTTGTCCCGAATCAGTCTATACCTTACTATTCACAGCCATGGCAGCATGATCTTGTACCCATGGGGACACGATGGCTCTTTATCCCACAACGCTCTTGGTCTTCACACCGTTGGTATTGAAATGGCAAATGCAATCCACACTAAGGCTTTAAGCTACTTCCCAAGATATGTCGTTGGAAACGCAGCTCTCGTTTTGAGGTACGCAGCATCCGGAGCTTCTGAAGACTACGCCCATTCAGTTGGGGTGCCGCTGTCATATACCTACGAGCTTCCAGGAGGCGGTAGAGGATTCTTCTTGGATCCAATTTATATTAAACAAGTGGCTACTGAAACTTGGGAAGGCATTGTAGCCGGTGCCAGAAAATCCGAAATTTTATTTAGAGCTTAATAAAAGCTGTACAATTAATTAGGTTGCTTTTTTATTTCGTAAAATCTTTCTTCCAtctgttccatggggagtaatctgaggaattgtttgagatgatcccatcatctcgtttttaccaccacactgcccgccaccggagtagagttcatccgtactacctggagccactgcgttcatccacagtgcgtttccagagatcttttttgcaacgtaccgtccggctttggaatgagctcccctccatggtgtttgcccgagcgctatgacatgttcttcttcaaacgaggcttatggagagtgcttaacggtaggcagcggcttcgctgtgctcctggcattgctgacgtaaccatgggcgacggtaaccacacacaatcaagtgggctgtatgctcgtctacctaaaaaggcaatttttttttaattcatatcaaCGATTAgttcataaaatgttttttttttcttttttttattgtcacgtAGCAATCTGTTTCAAGAGAGCTCGAAGTAGAAGATTCCACTTTCTTTTATCCCCTTTTTTTGGCTGAGGATTTCAATATCCACTGACCACCAATTGTTGAAATTTTCAACACCAGGTTAGCCGTCACGAACATCCTTTtcaaaccctttttttttaccacaggagaaaatcgccggatccccacccgcacggcaggtgggagtcgaacctcactaaaaactcctgccgctcacagccggcgctctaccccggaccgggcggaaacccagtcggagctattgagacggcgggacagggtttacgcagagcacattacatccatcccgccgtcccccagacgccggaccggcggccgccagcaacacgaccgccggttccctcggtcgacgggccaagagcccgattgatagtgccgcgctacaccttcccccggagcggtcggaggaacgcgacctaccacgccgccctACACCTAggttcctccccgcacaaagcgggtggagcccgaagctcttagggggccgggttacggacgggaccccggtcccgaccccctgttcgacggcggcgggtttctgcatagtaaggagagctttgcctcactcgccccgccgcctccttctgcgagatggtgcactcgcagaagtcgagcatagttTTCAAACCCTTAGGCTGTATCCTATCCGATCAAGTGTATTGTATTCGTCATATTTGAAGAGCTCAATGAGAATAGTGACTAATATTTGAAGACCCTAAAAGCACCGGAGTAGATTGGGAGGATCTGATAAAATGATGGCTTCGCGTTGCCCGTTGTCTAGGTCGGTTATGTAATTAGTGGCGGACATGATAAGAGGGTTATCGCCACCACTCTGACGCTGTCGTCGGATACTTCCGTATCAATTCTAATTGTAGATCGTCATGAAGATTCGCGTTCCTCAGATACCACGGTCCTCTGACGGCTACCCGGCAAACGAAACGTGAAACTAAAtggttatatctatatattaatacgtgaagcaaaaacttcatacccctttttacgaaaattgcgcggacggaggagtatgaaatttcccacacatatagagaatatacagaatgcagaatgttaattttttttaattatgcataaaaatactttaaatcaataaataaaaacgttatacatactaccatgtgtttgacacacacacacacacatttgaatattctttatttattgtgaaacttttgtcaTTCCTTcaagtttgtggtcaaattgagaataggttaatattatttatctttaatattatttgtctatagtggagtcttggcgaaatctttgattatag contains these protein-coding regions:
- the LOC101745215 gene encoding carboxypeptidase B, whose translation is MNSLILLCVFAFAYAKHEMYIGYKSYYISPSHENEFQALASLENEYQIDVLTRPIFGRDGLVLVKPEYQESFLDALDKYGIKYRIHFDDVKAQLDYEDAILELRRNQTRSTERLSYTSYHDWPVIEEYIDGIAHRYPDLVKLVNAGRTFEGRNLKYLKISTTNFEDASKPVIVIDAAIHAREWATIPVATWAIHKLVEDVTEPDLLNNFDWIIFPVANPDGYTFSLNTQRFWRKTRSIVSPNTERCPGVDGNRNYDFHWNTVGTSTNPCAENYGGPKAFSEIETRIVRDILDEHLSRISLYLTIHSHGSMILYPWGHDGSLSHNALGLHTVGIEMANAIHTKALSYFPRYVVGNAALVLRYAASGASEDYAHSVGVPLSYTYELPGGGRGFFLDPIYIKQVATETWEGIVAGARKSEILFRA